One genomic segment of Ancylobacter sp. IITR112 includes these proteins:
- a CDS encoding LysE family translocator → MDSSTLLAFTAAFFVFAASPGPDNMTIVARTLAHGATAGLAYGAGTVVGVLIFLILAACGLSLIAQEMGWLMTALRYAGAAYLIYMGVRLWTAEPVVPALLPEAARRGILPDFATGVALNLGNPKMPLFYVALLPNVVGSTLTPSHLASLAAVILAVELVVVGGHVLLAGRARRLLRSPAMVRRVNRTAGGVMVGAGVAVVAAR, encoded by the coding sequence ATGGATTCCTCGACGCTGCTTGCCTTCACGGCGGCCTTCTTTGTCTTCGCCGCCAGCCCCGGCCCGGACAACATGACTATCGTCGCCCGCACCCTCGCGCATGGCGCGACCGCCGGCCTCGCTTATGGCGCCGGGACGGTCGTCGGTGTGCTGATCTTCCTCATCCTCGCCGCCTGCGGCCTCTCGCTGATCGCGCAGGAGATGGGCTGGCTGATGACCGCGCTGCGCTATGCCGGCGCGGCCTATCTTATCTACATGGGTGTGCGCCTGTGGACGGCCGAACCCGTCGTGCCGGCCCTCCTGCCGGAGGCGGCGCGGCGCGGGATTCTGCCGGATTTCGCGACCGGCGTCGCGCTCAATCTCGGCAACCCGAAAATGCCGCTATTCTATGTGGCGCTGCTGCCCAATGTGGTGGGGTCCACTCTCACACCCAGTCACCTCGCGAGCCTCGCCGCCGTCATTCTCGCCGTCGAACTGGTGGTGGTCGGCGGCCATGTGCTGCTGGCAGGGCGGGCGCGCCGGCTGCTGCGCAGCCCGGCCATGGTGCGCCGGGTGAACCGGACCGCCGGTGGGGTGATGGTTGGCGCCGGGGTCGCGGTCGTGGCGGCGCGCTGA